A single genomic interval of Panthera tigris isolate Pti1 chromosome E3, P.tigris_Pti1_mat1.1, whole genome shotgun sequence harbors:
- the LOC102959245 gene encoding olfactory receptor 2AE1: MWQRNQTSLADFILEGLFDDSLTHLFLFSLTIVVFLIAVSGNMLTILLICADARLHTPMYFLLSQLSLMDLMHVSTTIPKMATNYLSGKKTISFVGCATQHFLYLSLGGAECLLLALMSYDRYVAICHPLRYTVLMNRKVGLMMVVMSWLGASINSLIHTVISMHLPFCGSRKIHHFYCEFPAILKLVCGDITVYETIVYIISIVLLLLPTLFISTSYAFILHSVIQMRSAGSKRNAFATCSSHLIVVSFWFGACVFSYMRPRSQRTPLQDKVGSVFYSIITPTLNPLIYTLRNKDVAKALRGVMGREILTQRWQLQLS; this comes from the coding sequence ATGTGGCAGAGGAATCAGACCTCTCTGGCAGACTTCATCCTTGAAGGGCTCTTTGATGACTCTCTCacccatcttttccttttctctttaaccATAGTGGTCTTCCTTATTGCGGTGAGTGGCAACATGCTCACTATTCTCCTCATCTGTGCTGATGCTCGGCTTCATACACCCATGTACTTCCTACTCAGCCAGCTCTCCCTCATGGATCTGATGCATGTCTCCACAACCATCCCCAAGATGGCTACCAACTACCTATCTGGCAAGAAGACCATCTCCTTTGTGGGCTGTGCAACCCAGCACTTCCTGTATTTGTCTCTGGGTGGTGCTGAGTGTCTTCTCTTAGCTCTCATGTCTTATGACCGCTATGTTGCCATCTGTCATCCACTTCGCTATACTGTTCTCATGAACAGAAAGGTGGGACTGATGATGGTGGTCATGTCGTGGTTGGGAGCATCCATAAACTCTCTAATTCACACAGTGATCTCGATGCACTTACCTTTCTGTGGGTCTCGAAAAATCCACCACTTCTATTGTGAGTTTCCAGCTATTTTGAAGTTGGTGTGTGGAGACATCACTGTATATGAGACCATAGTGTACATCATCAGCATTGtacttctcctcctccccaccctcttcaTTTCTACATCGTATGCCTTCATTCTCCACAGTGTCATTCAGATGCGTTCAGCTGGGAGTAAGAGAAATGCTTTTGCCACTTGTAGCTCTCACCTCATTGTGGTTTCCTTTTGGTTTGGTGCCTGCGTCTTCTCATATATGAGGCCCAGGTCCCAGAGAACTCCACTGCAAGACAAAGTTGGTTCTGTGTTCTATAGCATCATTACTCCTACCCTGAATCCTTTGATTTATACTCTCCGGAATAAGGATGTAGCCAAGGCTCTGAGAGGAGTGATGGGGAGGGAGATTCTCACTCAGAGATGGCAATTGCAGTTATCCTGA
- the TRIM4 gene encoding E3 ubiquitin-protein ligase TRIM4, which produces MEAEDLQEDLTCSICLDYFEDPVSIECGHNFCRGCLHRSWAPGGGAFPCPECRQPSAPAALRPNWALARLTEKTRRRRQGPVPPGLCGRHWEALRLFCEDDQRPVCLVCRESQEHQTHTMAPIDEAFASYREKLLETQCSLTAKMKKAMHLQDMEVKNATEWKEKMKNQRMRFGAEFAKLHHFLAEEEQLFLQRLSKEEEETKKKQNENTLKLHQTITSLKQLILEVGRKSQSPTLELLQNPKDVLTRSENQDVNYSPEVLTVKTVCKIPMMKEMLKQFQVAVNLAEDTAHPKLVFSQEGRYVKNGASASSWPLFSSAWDYVSGWRTPPKTTQSVERFQHLPCVLGKNVFTSGKHYWEVESRDSLEIAVGVCREDIMGIVDSSKMSPHVGIWALCWSSAGYRPLISFSVSPTKQEPALHRVGVFLDHEAGDISFYSAVDGAHLHTFSCPHVSCLRPFFWLSPLASLVIPAVTGGK; this is translated from the exons ATGGAAGCCGAAGACCTCCAGGAAGACCTGACCTGCTCCATCTGCCTGGACTATTTCGAGGACCCGGTGTCCATCGAGTGCGGCCATAACTTCTGCCGCGGCTGCCTGCACCGCAGCTGGGCGCCGGGCGGCGGCGCGTTCCCCTGCCCCGAGTGCCGGCAGCCGTCGGCGCCCGCGGCGCTGCGGCCCAACTGGGCCTTGGCCCGGCTGACGGAGAAGACGCGGCGCCGGCGTCAGGGCCCCGTGCCCCCCGGCCTGTGCGGCCGCCACTGGGAAGCGCTGCGGCTCTTCTGCGAGGACGACCAGCGGCCCGTGTGCTTGGTGTGCAGGGAGTCGCAGGAGCACCAGACGCACACCATGGCGCCCATCGACGAGGCCTTCGCCAGCTACCGG GAGAAACTTCTTGAGACTCAGTGTAGTCTGACGGCCAAGATGAAGAAAGCCATGCATTTGCAGGACATGGAAGTGAAAAATGCTACTGAGTGGAAG GAGAAGATGAAGAACCAGCGAATGAGATTCGGTGCAGAGTTTGCTAAGCTGCACCACTTCCTGGCCGAAGAAGAGCAACTGTTTCTTCAGAGACTgagcaaagaagaagaagagacgaagaagaaacagaatgagaacaCGTTAAAGCTCCATCAGACGATCACTTCCTTGAAGCAGCTCATCTTAGAGGTCGGGAGGAAGAGCCAGAGCCCCACCCTGGAGTTGCTGCAG aATCCAAAAGATGTGTTGACCAG GAGTGAGAACCAGGATGTGAACTATTCCCCTGAAGTTCTAACAGTGAAGACTGTGTGCAAGATACCCATGATGAAGGAAATGCTGAAGCAATTCCAAG TGGCTGTAAATCTAGCTGAAGACACGGCCCATCCCAAACTTGTCTTCTCCCAGGAAGGGAGATATGTGAAAAATGGAGCATCAGCCAGTTCTTGGCCATTGTTTTCCTCAGCGTGGGACTATGTTAGTGGATGGAGGACCCCTCCGAAGACCACACAGTCTGTGGAAAGATTTCAGCACTTACCCTGTGTTTTGGGAAAAAACGTTTTCACTTCAGGGAAACATTACTGGGAAGTTGAGAGCCGAGATAGCCTGGAGATTGCCGTGGGGGTATGTCGGGAGGACATCATGGGGATTGTTGATAGTTCAAAAATGTCCCCCCATGTGGGAATCTGGGCTCTTTGTTGGAGTTCTGCTGGCTACCGGCCCCTAATAAGCTTTTCTGTAAGTCCTACCAAGCAAGAGCCTGCTCTTCACCGGGTGGGAGTTTTCCTAGATCACGAGGCTGGGGACATCTCCTTCTACAGCGCTGTGGATGGAGCTCATCTACACACTTTCTCTTGTCCTCACGTCTCCTGCCTCCGGCCATTTTTTTGGTTGAGTCCGTTAGCATCTTTAGTCATCCCAGCAGTGACTGGTGGGAAATGA